A stretch of the Rosa rugosa chromosome 5, drRosRugo1.1, whole genome shotgun sequence genome encodes the following:
- the LOC133709057 gene encoding agamous-like MADS-box protein AGL61, which yields MAMQIKKPSQGRQKIAITKIPNRSNLQVTFSKRCAGLFKKASELCTLCGVEIAIVVFSPSNKPFSFGHPSIKTLIGRFLSPSPSSFPSSTQQALYPRKVSVEHELNMQLTGTQGRLEAEKKRGEELDKMSKDSQRSSHCWWEKPIEELGLDELQMLKAAMEELKKNVIEQVHKMNGPAKFAVPIFSVMNLDHHLSERKFAEINGCHGSMIPSCAYGYGHGSFFLRRLQLTS from the coding sequence ATGGCAATGCAGATCAAGAAGCCAAGCCAGGGTCGCCAAAAGATTGCAATCACCAAAATTCCCAACAGGAGTAATTTACAAGTCACATTCTCGAAACGTTGTGCAGGACTGTTCAAGAAGGCTAGTGAGCTCTGCACACTTTGTGGAGTTGAGATTGCAATAGTAGTCTTTTCTCCTTCCAACAAGCCCTTCTCTTTCGGCCATCCTAGCATTAAGACCCTCATCGGCCGCTTTCTTTCTCCAAGCCCTTCATCATTTCCCAGTAGTACTCAACAAGCTCTGTACCCCAGGAAGGTTAGTGTTGAACATGAGCTCAACATGCAGCTAACCGGGACTCAAGGCCGACTGGAGGCTGAGAAAAAGCGAGGAGAAGAGCTTGACAAGATGAGTAAAGACAGCCAGCGATCGAGTCATTGTTGGTGGGAGAAGCCAATTGAGGAACTTGGATTGGATGAGCTCCAGATGTTGAAGGCTGCAATGGAGGAGCTCAAGAAGAATGTGATTGAACAAGTCCACAAAATGAATGGTCCTGCCAAATTTGCAGTACCAATATTCTCTGTGATGAATCTTGATCATCATCTTTCTGAGAGAAAGTTTGCTGAGATTAATGGATGTCATGGTTCCATGATCCCTTCTTGTGCCTATGGCTATGGAcatggttctttttttttaaggcGGTTACAACTTACAAGCTAG
- the LOC133709063 gene encoding putative pentatricopeptide repeat-containing protein At2g01510 — MRGLQIKQCASLRVSESPKPKGLLYFHLNPPSFIDARIIKTGFDPNTYRSNFQLKNFLKRGELSRARQVFEQMPQKNTFSVNLMISSYVNCGNLYKAMVERTAVTWIGGYSQAGQYREAFKLYAEMHRWGTKPDYVTFATLLSGCSNMDATKEVVQVHSHILKLGYHSTLMVCNSLVDSYCKSHCLDFAFLLFKEMPERDAVTFNALITGSSKHGLNEGAINLFAEMQNLGYKPSEFTFAAVLCAAIGLDDTVLGQQVHGFVVKTNFVWNVFVGNALLDFYSKHEYVVEARKLFYEMPELDCISYNIIISSYVWDGQFKEALDLFRELQFSKYDRKQFPFATMLSIAANTLNINVGRQIHSQAIVATADSESQVGNSLVDMYGKCGRFTEARRIFASLADKSTVPWTALISAYVQKGFHEEGLELYNEMCRGNVSPDQATFASILRASSNLASLSLGKQLHSSVIILGFICNVFPASALLDMYAKCGSMKDALQIFQEMPKRNIVCWNALISAYAQNGDGKGTLRSFEWMVQSGFAPDSVSFLSILTACSHCGLVEQGLYYFNSLMHNSNIVPKREHYASMVDVLCRSGRFDEGEKLMARMPFEPDEIMWSSVLNSCRIHKNQELAERAANRLFNMVELRDAAAYVNMSNIYAEIGEWESLREVKKAMRERGVRKVTAYSWVEIKHKIHVFTVNDNSHPESGKIMSKIDELVKEMEKEGYKADTSCALHNEDEEIKVESLKYHSERLAIAFALISTPEGSPIVVMKNLRACTDCHAAIKVITKIVGREITVRDSSRFHHFRDGLCSCGDFW; from the exons ATGCGCGGTCTACAG ATCAAACAATGTGCAAGTTTAAGAGTCTCTGAATCCCCAAAACCGAAAGGACTCCTCTATTTCCACCTCAACCCCCCAAGTTTTATAGATGCCCGCATCATCAAGACCGGCTTTGATCCCAACACGTACCGCTCTAATTTTCAGCTCAAGAACTTCTTAAAACGAGGCGAGTTATCTCGAGCACGACAGGTGTTTGAGCAGATGCCTCAGAAAAACACTTTCTCAGTAAACCTGATGATTTCCAGTTATGTCAACTGTGGTAATCTTTATAAGGCCATGGTTGAGCGTACAGCTGTAACATGGATAGGTGGGTATTCGCAAGCTGGTCAATACCGTGAAGCATTTAAACTTTACGCCGAGATGCATCGGTGGGGAACTAAGCCGGATTATGTGACTTTTGCAACTCTGTTATCAGGATGCAGCAACATGGATGCTACAAAGGAAGTAGTTCAGGTTCATTCTCATATCCTTAAATTGGGATATCATTCTACACTCATGGTCTGCAATTCTTTGGTTGATTCCTACTGCAAATCACATTGCCTGGATTTTGCTTTTCTGCTTTTCAAGGAAATGCCTGAAAGAGATGCTGTTACATTCAATGCATTGATAACAGGGTCCTCGAAACATGGGTTGAATGAAGGTGCTATTAACCTCTTTGCTGAGATGCAAAATCTGGGTTACAAGCCTTCTGAATTTACATTTGCAGCAGTACTTTGTGCCGCTATCGGTTTAGATGACACTGTGCTTGGGCAACAGGTTCATGGTTTTGTGGTTAAGACTAATTTTGTTTGGAACGTTTTTGTGGGAAATGCATTGCTCGATTTCTACTCAAAGCATGAATATGTGGTTGAAGCAAGGAAACTTTTTTATGAGATGCCAGAGTTGGATTGTATTTCTTACAATATAATCATCTCCTCCTATGTATGGGATGGGCAATTTAAAGAGGCTCTTGATCTTTTCCGTGAATTGCAGTTTTCCAAATATGACCGGAAGCAATTCCCTTTTGCAACCATGTTGAGCATAGCAGCGAATACTCTGAACATAAATGTGGGCCGGCAGATACATTCCCAGGCCATTGTAGCAACAGCTGATTCAGAATCTCAGGTTGGAAATTCTTTGGTTGACATGTATGGCAAATGTGGTAGATTTACCGAAGCCAGAAGAATATTTGCTAGTCTGGCTGACAAAAGTACAGTGCCATGGACTGCACTCATCTCAGCATATGTTCAGAAGGGATTCCATGAAGAAGGCCTGGAACTGTACAATGAGATGTGCAGAGGAAATGTTAGTCCCGACCAGGCCACTTTCGCAAGCATCTTAAGAGCCTCTTCAAATTTGGCTTCACTCTCACTAGGAAAGCAGTTACACTCATCAGTCATCATATTAGGATTCATTTGCAACGTTTTTCCTGCAAGTGCGCTTCTAGATATGTATGCGAAATGTGGATCCATGAAAGATGCTCTTCAGATTTTTCAGGAGATGCCAAAGAGAAATATTGTATGTTGGAATGCCCTGATCTCAGCTTATGCACAAAATGGTGATGGTAAAGGGACTCTTAGATCGTTTGAATGGATGGTTCAGTCAGGTTTTGCACCAGATTCTGTTAGCTTCTTGAGCATTTTAACTGCTTGTAGCCACTGTGGGCTTGTTGAACAAGGACTATATTACTTCAACTCCTTGATGCATAACTCTAACATTGTTCCAAAGAGAGAACACTATGCATCAATGGTGGATGTGCTGTGTCGAAGTGGGAGATTCGATGAAGGAGAGAAATTAATGGCTCGAATGCCATTTGAGCCTGATGAGATTATGTGGTCGTCTGTACTAAACTCATGCAGAATTCATAAGAATCAAGAATTGGCAGAGAGAGCCGCAAACAGGCTTTTCAATATGGTCGAGCTTAGGGATGCAGCTGCTTATGTCAACATGTCAAACATTTATGCAGAAATAGGTGAGTGGGAGAGTTTAAGGGAGGTGAAGAAGGCGATGAGGGAGAGAGGAGTGAGAAAGGTTACAGCGTATAGTTGGGTAGAAATCAAACACAAGATTCATGTATTTACAGTGAATGATAATAGCCATCCAGAGAGTGGAAAAATTATGTCAAAAATTGATGAGTTGGTGAAGGAGATGGAAAAGGAAGGATACAAGGCTGACACAAGTTGTGCCCTTCACAATGAAGATGAGGAAATAAAAGTGGAGTCTCTCAAATATCACAGTGAACGCTTAGCGATTGCATTTGCATTGATCAGCACACCAGAAGGTTCGCCTATAGTGGTGATGAAGAATTTACGAGCTTGCACAGACTGCCATGCTGCAATCAAAGTGATCACGAAGATTGTTGGGAGGGAAATAACAGTTAGAGACTCGAGCAGGTTCCATCATTTTAGAGATGGGCTTTGCTCCTGTGGGGACTTTTGGTGA
- the LOC133708457 gene encoding protein ACCUMULATION AND REPLICATION OF CHLOROPLASTS 3, chloroplastic isoform X1 codes for MEFPAFTTFRPSSPFLYPPNTPLLFTKCSFRRRRKFNFRRSSCGCKLSSLRITANNNGPAADVDCDEFWGNSAFVEVVGIGSRNDAVFDFCMESPFRFSSLRFWHILMKDSMKAQLQRRIVGKDVAPMVFEAPMSSKSCSKAVILVASAGYGLDLMTAIDILKTIRSANGFVVTIIMKPFSFEGQRRQDEAKNLMETLQEHTNLLIGLDTDMLLKKDLVTLDEAVRTANNAVLMAITAVSVLTSDIHRKFIDASHYDVKKVEVSEVMQVLERFKEAKIGFGAGYNIKTSILRSMYDCPFLSVGVKDLDGMVICIVASSGAIDNSDVQETLRTFRQTTEYEGEILISTIHEPSLEPNLLVTTVFILGFAEKQVSQKSSILSGLAQHFPFFFNLFSRHQPQSNDSQEYPSLQNPLSEEIDAPDSSELGNINAVDVKAEKFNNYSEEPQTGINSNYNEFHISSGSEQASIESSGLYDPITEETSAFQRQPLVSWNMGHEYQIAKDWGKEKGGEDGATLMLDDLSVFCLPVGVRSPEELKENVSFPTQNPETKNKDDVKVQPAVNLDLSSWSPFTDTGLEAVKDFYNSASALVKGKDAENPKQGNLSVRAASMLEAERHSPKKWSPMVEMQYRGGIYRGRCQGGLPEGKGRLVLGDGSIYDGMWRYGKRSGLGTFYFSNGDAFQGSWRDDVIHGKGWLYFHTGDRWFANFWKGKANGESRFYSKSGDVFFGHFQNGWRHGQFICIDVDGTRCIENWDQGVLVSRILDSDNGDG; via the exons ATGGAGTTTCCAGCATTCACAACTTTCCGGCCATCTTCTCCGTTCCTTTATCCTCCCAACACTCCACTCCTCTTCACGAAATGCTCGTTCCGTCGCCGGAGAAAATTCAACTTCCGGCGGAGCAGTTGCGGCTGCAAGCTCTCTTCGCTTCGAATAACGGCGAACAACAACGGACCCGCCGCCGATGTGGACTGCGACGAGTTCTGGGGGAACTCCGCGTTCGTTGAAGTCGTCGGTATCGGAAGCCGCAACGACGCCGTTTTTGACTTCTGTATGGAGTCGCCGTTCCGGTTTTCTTCTCTACGATTCTG GCATATTCTCATGAAGGACTCAATGAAGGCACAATTACAACGCCGGATCGTCGGAAAAG ATGTGGCTCCCATGGTGTTTGAGGCGCCGATGTCTTCAAAGTCGTGTTCAAAGGCTGTTATACTT GTGGCAAGTGCGGGATATGGCTTGGATCTCATGACAGCAATTGATATACTCAAAACTATAAGATCTGCAAATGGATTTGTGGTCACTATTATTATGAAACCATTCAGCTTTGAAGGACAGAGACGCCAAGATGAG GCCAAAAATCTCATGGAAACACTTCAGGAGCATACAAATTTACTTATTG GTCTTGATACTGACATGTTACTCAAAAAGGACTTGGTAACTTTAGATGAGGCTGTCAGGACTGCAAATAATGCAGTTTTAATGGCAATAACTGCCGTATCTGTTCTAACATCT GATATACACAGAAAGTTTATCGATGCATCCCATTATGATGTGAAAAAAGTTGAAGTTTCAGAAGTAATGCAA GTTTTGGAAAGATTTAAAGAAGCAAAAATTGGATTTGGTGCTGGCTACAAcatcaaaacttcaattttacGATCCATGTATGACTGCCCTTTCCTGAGTGTGGGTGTAAAG GACTTGGATGGAATGGTTATATGCATTGTTGCAAGTTCTGGTGCTATTGATAACAGTGATGTACAGGAAACTTTGCGTACTTTTCGTCAAACTACAGAATATGAAGGGGAAATCTTAATTTCTACAATTCATGAACCCAGTCTAGAGCCCAACCTGCTAGTCACAACGGTTTTTATCTTAGG TTTTGCTGAAAAGCAGGTTTCTCAGAAAAGTAGCATATTGTCTGGACTGGCTCAGCATTTTCCGTTCTTTTTCAATCTATTTAGTAGACATCAACCACAATCAAATGACAGTCAGGAATATCCGTCACTTCAAAATCCCCTTTCTGAAGAGATAGATGCACCAGATTCTAGTGAGCTGGGAAATATAAATGCTGTTGATGTTAAAGCTGAAAAGTTTAATAATTATTCTGAAGAACCTCAGACGGGAATTAACAGCAACTACAATGAATTCCACATTTCAAG TGGATCTGAGCAAGCCAGTATTGAATCGTCTGGTTTATATGATCCAATCACTGAAG AAACTTCTGCCTTCCAAAGGCAACCGCTTGTTAGTTGGAACATGGGGCATGAATATCAGATTGCAAAGGATTGGGGGAAAGAGAAGGGTGGTGAAGATGGAGCTACTCTGATGCTTGATGACCTGAGTGTCTTCTGCCTTCCAGTTGGTGTGAGGTCTCCAGAAGAGTTGAAAGAGAATGTCTCATTTCCAACACAAAACCCAGAGACAAAAAATAAGGATGATGTCAAAGTACAACCAGCTGTGAATCTAGACTTGTCTTCTTGGAGTCCATTCACTGACACAGGTCTTGAGGCAGTGAAAGATTTTTATAATTCGGCATCAGCACTTGTAAAAGGAAAAGATGCTGAAAATCCTAAGCAAGGAAATCTCTCTGTTCGTGCAGCATCCATGCTG GAAGCAGAACGACATTCACCAAAAAAGTGGAGTCCTATGGTGGAGATGCAATACAGAGGAGGAATTTACAGAGGACGATGCCAAGGAGGTCTTCCTGAAGGAAAG GGTCGTCTGGTTCTTGGAGATGGAAGCATCTATGATGGTATGTGGCGCTATGGAAAAAGATCAGGTCTGGGTACATTCTACTTCAGTAATGGGGATGCTTTCCAGGGATCATGGAGGGATGATGTCATACATGGcaag GGTTGGCTTTATTTTCACACCGGAGACCGATGGTTTGCAAACTTCTGGAAAGGAAAGGCCAACGGTGAGAGTCGCTTTTATTCAAAGTCTGGTGATGTCTTCTTTGGCCATTTCCAAAATGGTTGGCGACATGGCCAGTTCATTTGCATCGATGTTGATGGAACAAG GTGTATTGAGAATTGGGATCAAGGTGTTCTTGTAAGCCGTATACTGGACTCTGATAATGGTGATGGATAA
- the LOC133708458 gene encoding uncharacterized protein At4g15970, with protein sequence MLSHRRRLPATLGSRESSRAADMLPESVALFRRFLFFLTVFLSCLLLYKNSDTLRLLHHFSSYPSASFTAFNSSPVSEERGIEEVLKDAAMEDGTVILTTLNEAWAAPNSIIDLFLESFRNGVGTHRLLNHLVIVALDQKAYQRCLEVHTHCFALLTEGVDFHKEAYFMTPQYLKMMWARIDFLRSVLEMGYNFVFTDADVMWFRNPFPRFYSDADFQIACDHFLGSSDDLQNRPNGGFNYVKSNNRSIEFYKYWYSSRETYPGYHDQDVLNMIKFDPSTVNIGLKMKFLDTAYFGGFCEPSRDLNQVCTMHANCCFGLDSKLHDLRIMVQDWKEFLSLPPSLKRTLIFPWAVPQNCSLDSLRRYDVPESDPQHGLQE encoded by the exons ATGCTTTCACACCGGAGGCGACTACCGGCGACTTTAGGCAGCCGTGAATCCAGCAGAGCCGCCGACATGTTGCCGGAATCCGTAGCACTCTTCCGGCggttcctcttcttcctcaccGTGTTTCTATCGTGCTTGCTCCTCTACAAAAACTCCGATACCCTCCGCCTTCTGCATCACTTCTCTTCTTATCCCTCTGCTTCCTTCACCGCCTTCAATTCCTCGCCG GTCAGTGAGGAACGAGGGATTGAAGAGGTTTTGAAGGATGCTGCTATGGAAGACGGGACGGTGATCTTGACGACGTTAAATGAAGCATGGGCGGCTCCAAATTCGATCATTGATCTCTTCCTTGAGAGCTTTAGGAATGGAGTTGGCACTCATAGGCTCTTGAATCATTTGGTTATCGTTGCCTTGGACCAAAAGGCATATCAGCGTTGTTTGGAGGTACATACTCATTGCTTTGCTCTTCTTACTGAGGGAGTAGATTTTCATAAGGAGGCATACTTCATGACCCCCCAGTACTTGAAGATGATGTGGGCAAGGATTGATTTTCTCCGCTCTGTTCTTGAGATGGGCTACAATTTTGTCTTCACG GATGCTGATGTTATGTGGTTCAGGAATCCTTTTCCACGGTTTTATTCGGATGCAGATTTTCAGATTGCTTGCGATCATTTCTTAGGCAGCTCCGATGATTTGCAGAACAGACCTAATGGAGGCTTCAACTATGTGAAGTCCAATAACCGGTCAATAGAGTTCTACAAATATTGGTATTCTTCTCGTGAAACCTACCCTGGATACCATGATCAGGATGTTCTCAATATGATCAAGTTTGATCCCTCCACTGTTAATATTGGACTGAAAATGAAATTTCTGGACACTGCTTATTTTGGTGGATTTTGTGAACCTAGTAGAGATTTGAATCAAGTTTGCACGATGCATGCAAATTGTTGTTTTGGTCTAGATAGCAAGCTTCATGACCTTAGAATTATGGTTCAGGACTGGAAGGAGTTTCTGTCCTTGCCACCAAGTTTGAAGAGAACTTTGATATTTCCATGGGCGGTTCCGCAGAATTGCAG CCTTGATTCTCTCCGTCGCTATGATGTACCGGAGAGTGACCCTCAACATGGTTTGCAAGAATGA
- the LOC133708457 gene encoding protein ACCUMULATION AND REPLICATION OF CHLOROPLASTS 3, chloroplastic isoform X2 yields MWLPWCLRRRCLQSRVQRLLYLFVASAGYGLDLMTAIDILKTIRSANGFVVTIIMKPFSFEGQRRQDEAKNLMETLQEHTNLLIGLDTDMLLKKDLVTLDEAVRTANNAVLMAITAVSVLTSDIHRKFIDASHYDVKKVEVSEVMQVLERFKEAKIGFGAGYNIKTSILRSMYDCPFLSVGVKDLDGMVICIVASSGAIDNSDVQETLRTFRQTTEYEGEILISTIHEPSLEPNLLVTTVFILGFAEKQVSQKSSILSGLAQHFPFFFNLFSRHQPQSNDSQEYPSLQNPLSEEIDAPDSSELGNINAVDVKAEKFNNYSEEPQTGINSNYNEFHISSGSEQASIESSGLYDPITEETSAFQRQPLVSWNMGHEYQIAKDWGKEKGGEDGATLMLDDLSVFCLPVGVRSPEELKENVSFPTQNPETKNKDDVKVQPAVNLDLSSWSPFTDTGLEAVKDFYNSASALVKGKDAENPKQGNLSVRAASMLEAERHSPKKWSPMVEMQYRGGIYRGRCQGGLPEGKGRLVLGDGSIYDGMWRYGKRSGLGTFYFSNGDAFQGSWRDDVIHGKGWLYFHTGDRWFANFWKGKANGESRFYSKSGDVFFGHFQNGWRHGQFICIDVDGTRCIENWDQGVLVSRILDSDNGDG; encoded by the exons ATGTGGCTCCCATGGTGTTTGAGGCGCCGATGTCTTCAAAGTCGTGTTCAAAGGCTGTTATACTTGTTT GTGGCAAGTGCGGGATATGGCTTGGATCTCATGACAGCAATTGATATACTCAAAACTATAAGATCTGCAAATGGATTTGTGGTCACTATTATTATGAAACCATTCAGCTTTGAAGGACAGAGACGCCAAGATGAG GCCAAAAATCTCATGGAAACACTTCAGGAGCATACAAATTTACTTATTG GTCTTGATACTGACATGTTACTCAAAAAGGACTTGGTAACTTTAGATGAGGCTGTCAGGACTGCAAATAATGCAGTTTTAATGGCAATAACTGCCGTATCTGTTCTAACATCT GATATACACAGAAAGTTTATCGATGCATCCCATTATGATGTGAAAAAAGTTGAAGTTTCAGAAGTAATGCAA GTTTTGGAAAGATTTAAAGAAGCAAAAATTGGATTTGGTGCTGGCTACAAcatcaaaacttcaattttacGATCCATGTATGACTGCCCTTTCCTGAGTGTGGGTGTAAAG GACTTGGATGGAATGGTTATATGCATTGTTGCAAGTTCTGGTGCTATTGATAACAGTGATGTACAGGAAACTTTGCGTACTTTTCGTCAAACTACAGAATATGAAGGGGAAATCTTAATTTCTACAATTCATGAACCCAGTCTAGAGCCCAACCTGCTAGTCACAACGGTTTTTATCTTAGG TTTTGCTGAAAAGCAGGTTTCTCAGAAAAGTAGCATATTGTCTGGACTGGCTCAGCATTTTCCGTTCTTTTTCAATCTATTTAGTAGACATCAACCACAATCAAATGACAGTCAGGAATATCCGTCACTTCAAAATCCCCTTTCTGAAGAGATAGATGCACCAGATTCTAGTGAGCTGGGAAATATAAATGCTGTTGATGTTAAAGCTGAAAAGTTTAATAATTATTCTGAAGAACCTCAGACGGGAATTAACAGCAACTACAATGAATTCCACATTTCAAG TGGATCTGAGCAAGCCAGTATTGAATCGTCTGGTTTATATGATCCAATCACTGAAG AAACTTCTGCCTTCCAAAGGCAACCGCTTGTTAGTTGGAACATGGGGCATGAATATCAGATTGCAAAGGATTGGGGGAAAGAGAAGGGTGGTGAAGATGGAGCTACTCTGATGCTTGATGACCTGAGTGTCTTCTGCCTTCCAGTTGGTGTGAGGTCTCCAGAAGAGTTGAAAGAGAATGTCTCATTTCCAACACAAAACCCAGAGACAAAAAATAAGGATGATGTCAAAGTACAACCAGCTGTGAATCTAGACTTGTCTTCTTGGAGTCCATTCACTGACACAGGTCTTGAGGCAGTGAAAGATTTTTATAATTCGGCATCAGCACTTGTAAAAGGAAAAGATGCTGAAAATCCTAAGCAAGGAAATCTCTCTGTTCGTGCAGCATCCATGCTG GAAGCAGAACGACATTCACCAAAAAAGTGGAGTCCTATGGTGGAGATGCAATACAGAGGAGGAATTTACAGAGGACGATGCCAAGGAGGTCTTCCTGAAGGAAAG GGTCGTCTGGTTCTTGGAGATGGAAGCATCTATGATGGTATGTGGCGCTATGGAAAAAGATCAGGTCTGGGTACATTCTACTTCAGTAATGGGGATGCTTTCCAGGGATCATGGAGGGATGATGTCATACATGGcaag GGTTGGCTTTATTTTCACACCGGAGACCGATGGTTTGCAAACTTCTGGAAAGGAAAGGCCAACGGTGAGAGTCGCTTTTATTCAAAGTCTGGTGATGTCTTCTTTGGCCATTTCCAAAATGGTTGGCGACATGGCCAGTTCATTTGCATCGATGTTGATGGAACAAG GTGTATTGAGAATTGGGATCAAGGTGTTCTTGTAAGCCGTATACTGGACTCTGATAATGGTGATGGATAA